The following coding sequences lie in one Gadus macrocephalus chromosome 1, ASM3116895v1 genomic window:
- the gp9 gene encoding glycoprotein IX (platelet) produces the protein MHSGLGVFLLLATFSAQGPVPGPCLFSALWPAGLLLVNCSAMDLVQVPQLPSDTTELHLQDNQLTAVSPGAFDRLASLRKVSLSGNRFHCDCRIQYLRNWLRRNPAVVTGGSPTCASPSSVALKEIVYLGDELFSCCAVEQGCGDVLSNSLLGAILCCLIFLLLWCLRLAKNSTFTLDIVNKHSGFGADLRSQKPKHRRRVQCVISHGNDNFTAPLWTDVHETRYINMDLLPQIMDVLHKKHNNKIKAT, from the coding sequence ATGCATTCAGGGCTAGGAGTGTTCCTGCTCCTGGCCACGTTTAGTGCACAGGGCCCTGTCCCCGGGCCTTGTCTCTTTTCCGCCCTCTGGCCTGCTGGGCTCCTCTTGGTCAACTGCAGCGCCATGGACCTCGTACAAGTACCTCAGCTACCGTCAGACACTACAGAGCTCCACCTGCAGGATAACCAGCTCACTGCAGTGTCTCCGGGTGCATTTGACAGACTTGCGAGCCTGAGGAAGGTTTCGCTCTCTGGGAATCGCTTCCACTGTGACTGTAGGATCCAGTACCTGAGAAACTGGCTTCGACGAAACCCAGCCGTTGTAACCGGCGGCAGTCCCACGTGTGCCAGCCCGAGTTCCGTGGCGCTGAAGGAGATCGTTTATCTCGGGGACGAGCTGTTCAGCTGCTGTGCCGTTGAGCAAGGCTGTGGTGACGTATTGTCTAACAGCCTGCTCGGGGCAATACTATGTTGCCTCATTTTTCTGCTATTGTGGTGCCTGAGACTGGCCAAGAACTCCACATTCACCCTGGACATAGTAAATAAACATTCAGGATTTGGGGCTGACTTGCGATCCCAAAAACCCAAACACAGAAGAAGGGTTCAGTGCGTCATATCACATGGCAATGATAACTTTACCGCCCCCCTCTGGACAGATGTTCATGAAAccagatatataaatatggatTTATTACCACAAATAATGGATGTCCTGCACAAGAAACACAATAATAAGATAAAAGCTACATGA
- the raf1a gene encoding raf-1 proto-oncogene, serine/threonine kinase a isoform X2 yields MEHLQCAWKTLSNGFGMKDSVFEGPCHSPTMVQGFPYQRRSSDDGKMPDSKASSTIRVYLPNQQRTVVNVRPGLTLHSCLIKALKVRGLQPECCAVFRLHPGQRNKKFRMDWNTDSTSLIGEELLVEVLDHVPLTTHNFVRKTFLKLAFCDICQKFLLNGFRCQTCGYKFHEHCSTKVPTMCVDWSNIRQLLLFPTPGESGGPSLPPLTSRRMRESLSRFPNSAMHRYSTPHAFNYTTPYPPTVGSLSQRQRSTSTPNVHMVSTTLPVDSSMIEDAMRDHDSAESSPSQSPTGWAPAQHRTLTPAQRERATSFNTQEKNIIRPRDKRDSSYYWEIEASEVFLQSRIGSGSFGTVYKGKWHGDVAVKILKVTDPTPEQFQAFRNEVAVLRKTRHVNILLFMGYMTKDNLAIVTQWCEGSSLYKHLHVQETNYKMFQLIDIARQTAQGMDYLHAKNIIHRDMKSNNIFLHEGLTVKIGDFGLATVKARWSGSHQVEQPSGSILWMAPEVIRMQDNNPYSFQSDVYSYGVVLYELMTGELPYALIDRDQIIFMVGRGYLSPDLSKLYKSCPKAMKRLVADAIKKLKEERPLFPQILSSIELLQHALPKINRSTSEPSLHRASHAEDIDVCTLTSTRLPVFQTRLSPLHMPPSSFSYMSNEL; encoded by the exons ATGGAGCACCTTCAGTGCGCGTGGAAGACCCTGAGCAACGGCTTTGGAATGAAGGACTCTGTGTTCGAGGGCCCCTGCCATTCCCCTACCATGGTCCAAGGCTTCCCCTACCAGCGCCGCTCCTCAGACGACGGCAAGATGCCTGACTCAAAGGCCAGCAGCACAATCCGCGTGTACCTCCCCAACCAGCAGCGCACCGTG GTAAACGTGCGACCAGGTCTAACCCTGCACAGCTGCCTCATCAAGGCTCTGAAGGTGCGCGGGTTGCAGCCGGAGTGCTGTGCCGTCTTCAGACTGCACCCGGGCCAGAGGAA TAAAAAATTCCGGATGGATTGGAATACCGACTCCACATCGCTGATCGGGGAAGAGCTGCTGGTGGAAGTTTTGGATCACGTTCCTCTCACCACACACAATTTT GTTAGAAAAACATTTCTCAAGTTGGCCTTCTGTGACATTTGCCAGAAGTTTCTTTTGAATGGTTTCCGTTgccaaacgtgtggctacaaATTCCATGAGCATTGTAGCACCAAAGTCCCTACAATGTGTGTGGACTGGAGCAATATCAGACAACTCCT GTTGTTCCCAACACCAGGAGAAAGTGGTGGTCCGTCCTTACCCCCACTGACGTCTCGGCGAATGAGAGAGTCCTTGTCTCGTTTTCCCAATAG CGCTATGCATCGCTACTCTACGCCCCATGCCTTCAACTACACCACGCCGTACCCGCCCACAGTGGGCTCTCTGTCCCAGAGGcagcgctccacctccacccccaacgTCCACATGGTCAGCACCACCCTTCCCGTCGACAGCAGCATGATTGAG GATGCCATGCGGGATCATGATTCTG CCGAGAGCTCTCCCAGTCAGAGCCCCACTGGTTGGGCTCCGGCCCAGCATAGAACCCTGACCCCGGCCCAGCGGGAGCGGGCCACGTCCTTCAACACTCAGGAGAAGAATATCATC AGGCCGAGGGACAAGCGGGACTCGAGCTACTACTGGGAGATCGAGGCCTCCGAGGTCTTCCTGCAGTCCCGTATCGGCTCCGGCTCCTTTGGGACGGTATACAAAGGGAAATGGCACG GTGACGTCGCCGTGAAGATCCTGAAGGTGACGGATCCAACACCGGAGCAGTTTCAGGCCTTCAGAAATGAGGTGGCCGTCCTTAG GAAGACGCGTCATGTCAACATCCTGTTGTTCATGGGCTACATGACGAAGGACAACCTGGCCATCGTCACGCAGTGGTGCGAGGGCAGCAGCCTGTACAAGCACCTGCACGTCCAGGAGACCAACTACAAGATGTTCCAGCTCATAGACATCGCCCGGCAGACTGCACAGGGCATGGA CTATCTGCATGCAAAGAACATCATTCACCGCGACATGAAGTCCAACA ACATCTTCCTGCATGAAGGTCTGACGGTGAAGATCGGGGACTTCGGCCTGGCCACGGTGAAGGCCCGGTGGAGCGGGTCCCACCAGGTGGAGCAGCCATCGGGGTCCATACTGTGGATG gccccCGAGGTGATCCGGATGCAGGACAACAACCCGTACAGCTTCCAGTCAGACGTGTACTCCTACGGTGTGGTTCTGTACGAGCTCATGACGGGAGAACTGCCGTACGCTCTGATAGACCGAGACCAG ATCATCTTCATGGTCGGTCGAGGCTACCTGTCCCCTGACCTCAGTAAGCTCTACAAGAGCTGTCCCAAAGCCATGAAGAGACTGGTGGCCGACGCCATCAAGAAGCTTAAGGAGGAACGCCCTCTGTTCCCTCAG ATCCTGTCCTCGATCGAGCTGCTGCAGCATGCTCTGCCTAAGATCAACCGCAGTACCTCAGAGCCCTCTCTGCACCGGGCGTCCCACGCCGAGGACATCGACGTCTgcaccctcacctccacccgccTGCCGGTCTTCCAGACGCGCCTGTCACCGCTGCATATGCCCCCTTCGTCTTTCTCATACATGTCCAACGAGTTGTAG
- the raf1a gene encoding raf-1 proto-oncogene, serine/threonine kinase a isoform X1: MEHLQCAWKTLSNGFGMKDSVFEGPCHSPTMVQGFPYQRRSSDDGKMPDSKASSTIRVYLPNQQRTVVNVRPGLTLHSCLIKALKVRGLQPECCAVFRLHPGQRNKKFRMDWNTDSTSLIGEELLVEVLDHVPLTTHNFVRKTFLKLAFCDICQKFLLNGFRCQTCGYKFHEHCSTKVPTMCVDWSNIRQLLLFPTPGESGGPSLPPLTSRRMRESLSRFPNSAMHRYSTPHAFNYTTPYPPTVGSLSQRQRSTSTPNVHMVSTTLPVDSSMIELDCLIASPSSWCHRFWLKRRVGIVKFSHSFVEAASESPDKDAMRDHDSAESSPSQSPTGWAPAQHRTLTPAQRERATSFNTQEKNIIRPRDKRDSSYYWEIEASEVFLQSRIGSGSFGTVYKGKWHGDVAVKILKVTDPTPEQFQAFRNEVAVLRKTRHVNILLFMGYMTKDNLAIVTQWCEGSSLYKHLHVQETNYKMFQLIDIARQTAQGMDYLHAKNIIHRDMKSNNIFLHEGLTVKIGDFGLATVKARWSGSHQVEQPSGSILWMAPEVIRMQDNNPYSFQSDVYSYGVVLYELMTGELPYALIDRDQIIFMVGRGYLSPDLSKLYKSCPKAMKRLVADAIKKLKEERPLFPQILSSIELLQHALPKINRSTSEPSLHRASHAEDIDVCTLTSTRLPVFQTRLSPLHMPPSSFSYMSNEL, from the exons ATGGAGCACCTTCAGTGCGCGTGGAAGACCCTGAGCAACGGCTTTGGAATGAAGGACTCTGTGTTCGAGGGCCCCTGCCATTCCCCTACCATGGTCCAAGGCTTCCCCTACCAGCGCCGCTCCTCAGACGACGGCAAGATGCCTGACTCAAAGGCCAGCAGCACAATCCGCGTGTACCTCCCCAACCAGCAGCGCACCGTG GTAAACGTGCGACCAGGTCTAACCCTGCACAGCTGCCTCATCAAGGCTCTGAAGGTGCGCGGGTTGCAGCCGGAGTGCTGTGCCGTCTTCAGACTGCACCCGGGCCAGAGGAA TAAAAAATTCCGGATGGATTGGAATACCGACTCCACATCGCTGATCGGGGAAGAGCTGCTGGTGGAAGTTTTGGATCACGTTCCTCTCACCACACACAATTTT GTTAGAAAAACATTTCTCAAGTTGGCCTTCTGTGACATTTGCCAGAAGTTTCTTTTGAATGGTTTCCGTTgccaaacgtgtggctacaaATTCCATGAGCATTGTAGCACCAAAGTCCCTACAATGTGTGTGGACTGGAGCAATATCAGACAACTCCT GTTGTTCCCAACACCAGGAGAAAGTGGTGGTCCGTCCTTACCCCCACTGACGTCTCGGCGAATGAGAGAGTCCTTGTCTCGTTTTCCCAATAG CGCTATGCATCGCTACTCTACGCCCCATGCCTTCAACTACACCACGCCGTACCCGCCCACAGTGGGCTCTCTGTCCCAGAGGcagcgctccacctccacccccaacgTCCACATGGTCAGCACCACCCTTCCCGTCGACAGCAGCATGATTGAG CTAGACTGCCTGATTGCCTCCCCCAGCTCCTGGTGCCATAGATTCTGGCTGAAGAGGAGAGTAGGTATTGTGAAATTCTCCCACTCTTTTGTTGAGGCGGCATCTGAGAGCCCAGACAAG GATGCCATGCGGGATCATGATTCTG CCGAGAGCTCTCCCAGTCAGAGCCCCACTGGTTGGGCTCCGGCCCAGCATAGAACCCTGACCCCGGCCCAGCGGGAGCGGGCCACGTCCTTCAACACTCAGGAGAAGAATATCATC AGGCCGAGGGACAAGCGGGACTCGAGCTACTACTGGGAGATCGAGGCCTCCGAGGTCTTCCTGCAGTCCCGTATCGGCTCCGGCTCCTTTGGGACGGTATACAAAGGGAAATGGCACG GTGACGTCGCCGTGAAGATCCTGAAGGTGACGGATCCAACACCGGAGCAGTTTCAGGCCTTCAGAAATGAGGTGGCCGTCCTTAG GAAGACGCGTCATGTCAACATCCTGTTGTTCATGGGCTACATGACGAAGGACAACCTGGCCATCGTCACGCAGTGGTGCGAGGGCAGCAGCCTGTACAAGCACCTGCACGTCCAGGAGACCAACTACAAGATGTTCCAGCTCATAGACATCGCCCGGCAGACTGCACAGGGCATGGA CTATCTGCATGCAAAGAACATCATTCACCGCGACATGAAGTCCAACA ACATCTTCCTGCATGAAGGTCTGACGGTGAAGATCGGGGACTTCGGCCTGGCCACGGTGAAGGCCCGGTGGAGCGGGTCCCACCAGGTGGAGCAGCCATCGGGGTCCATACTGTGGATG gccccCGAGGTGATCCGGATGCAGGACAACAACCCGTACAGCTTCCAGTCAGACGTGTACTCCTACGGTGTGGTTCTGTACGAGCTCATGACGGGAGAACTGCCGTACGCTCTGATAGACCGAGACCAG ATCATCTTCATGGTCGGTCGAGGCTACCTGTCCCCTGACCTCAGTAAGCTCTACAAGAGCTGTCCCAAAGCCATGAAGAGACTGGTGGCCGACGCCATCAAGAAGCTTAAGGAGGAACGCCCTCTGTTCCCTCAG ATCCTGTCCTCGATCGAGCTGCTGCAGCATGCTCTGCCTAAGATCAACCGCAGTACCTCAGAGCCCTCTCTGCACCGGGCGTCCCACGCCGAGGACATCGACGTCTgcaccctcacctccacccgccTGCCGGTCTTCCAGACGCGCCTGTCACCGCTGCATATGCCCCCTTCGTCTTTCTCATACATGTCCAACGAGTTGTAG
- the cnbpa gene encoding CCHC-type zinc finger, nucleic acid binding protein a, protein MDKSINECFGCHRTGHWIKNCPLGSGGGGGGGGGGVGGGGGGGVGGGGVGGVGGNGGGRGRGRGRGRGKDHFCFRCGDQGHIAKDCGQSEDACYNCHRSGHISRDCTEPKKEREHHCYSCGKTGHMARECDHANEQKCYCCGGFGHIQKLCDKVKCYRCGEIGHVAIQCSKSSEASCYTCGKTGHLAKECPSEATA, encoded by the exons ATGGACAAGTCCATCAACGAGTGTTTCGGTTGTCACCGTACTGGACATTGGATCAAGAACTGCCCACTTGGGagtggaggcggcggcggcggtggtggtggtggtgttggtggtggtggtggtggaggagtcggtggcggtggagttggtggtgttgggggtaacgGCGGCGGCAGGGGACGCGGCAGAGGCCGGGGACGCGGCAAGG ACCACTTCTGCTTCAGGTGCGGGGACCAAGGTCATATTGCAAAGGATTGTGGGCAATCTGAGGATG CATGCTACAACTGCCACAGGAGTGGCCACATCTCTCGGGACTGCACAGAGCCcaagaaggagagggagcatCACTGCTACAGCTGTGGCAAGACGGGCCACATGGCTCGCGAGTGCGACCATGCCAATGAGCAGAAGTGCTACTGCTGTGGAGGCTTTGGCCACATCCAGAAGCTTTGCGATAAAGTGAAATGTTACAG GTGTGGTGAAATTGGTCACGTTGCTATTCAGTGCAGTAAGTCCAGTGAAGCGAGCTGCTACACCTGTGGAAAGACGGGCCACCTTGCGAAAGAATGCCCCAGCGAAGCCACCGCATAA
- the LOC132450054 gene encoding haloacid dehalogenase-like hydrolase domain-containing 5, whose amino-acid sequence MKGLLPFCRGLYTLSNPQARRKAGVVCSQCGFCGTVSNRKPQPRFGLLFDIDGVLVRGRMPIPAAKKAFQKLVNSQGQFVVPVVFVTNAGNCLRQKKADQMSHVLGVPITMDQIIMSHSPLRMFKKYHDKCVLVSGQGPVLDIAKNLGFENVVSIDMLRESFPLLDMVDHNRRPKLPSAAVGHLPNVEAVILFGEPIRWETHLQLIVDVLLTHGNLSGAHHSPTRAHLPLLACNMDLLWMAEAQSPRFGHGTFLVCLENIYKKITGRDLKYEALMGKPSELTYHFAEYLIRGQAIERQWKHPVTSLYAIGDNLMTDIYGANLYNRYLEERVKGRSHKAVTKMATTTTTTASPQEGELDHPWAGELALPSATSCKSLLVCTGVYNPSTEAASSSSSSTNQHIRENVFHGHRDFRFDPELVEPDHVVLDVNEAVDLIFHKENFVP is encoded by the exons ATGAAGGGACTCCTGCCCTTTTGCCGGGGTCTCTACACCCTGAGTAACCCTCAAGCCAGACGAAAAGCTGGAGTTGTCTGTTCTCAATGCGGGTTTTGCGGAACTGTGTCTAATAGAAAG CCACAGCCTCGCTTTGGGCTTCTCTTTGACATCGATGGCGTGCTGGTTCGAGGCAGGATGCCAATCCCTGCAGCAAAAAAGGCATTCCAGAAGCTGGTCAACTCTCAGGGTCAATTTGTTGTACCAGTTGTTTTTGTCACCAATGCAGGGAATTGCCTCAGACAAAAAAAGGCTGACCAGATGTCCCACGTCCTGGGTGTCCCT ATTACCATGGATCAAATCATCATGTCCCACAGTCCACTCAGGATGTTCAAGAAGTACCACGACAAGTGTGTGCTGGTGTCCGGTCAAGGTCCAGTTCTGGACATTGCTAAAAA TTTAGGTTTTGAAAACGTTGTTAGTATTGACATGCTGAGGGAGTCGTTTCCGTTGCTCGACATGGTGGATCACAACAGGAGACCTAAACTGCCT TCCGCAGCTGTTGGCCACCTGCCAAATGTTGAAG CTGTGATTCTATTTGGGGAGCCCATTCGATGGGAGACCCATCTCCAGCTGATAGTGGATGTCCTCCTGACCCATGGAAACCTCAGCGGTGCCCACCACAGTCCGACTCGAGCCCACCTACCTTTGCTGGCCTGCAATATGGATCTACTGTGGATGGCTGAGGCGCAGTCTCCACG GTTTGGACATGGGACCTTCCTTGTATGCCTTGAGAATATCTACAAAAAGATAACGGGAAGGGATTTGAAGTATGAGGCTCTGATGGGGAAACCCAGTGAACTGACCTACCATTTTGCAGAGTACCTCATCCGAGGCCAGGCCATCGAAAGGCAGTGGAAGCATCCCGTCACGTCCCTCTATGCTATAGG GGACAACCTGATGACGGACATCTACGGAGCCAACCTTTACAACCGCTACCTGGAGGAGAGGGTCAAGGGGAGGAGCCACAAAGCTGTTACCAAgatggcaacaacaacaacaacaactgccaGTCCCCAGGAGGGGGAGCTGGACCACCCCTGGGCTGGCGAGCTGGCGTTACCGTCCGCTACTTCCTGTAAGTCACTGCTCGTCTGCACTGGGGTGTACAACCCCAGCACTGaggcagcctcctcctcctcctcctcaaccaatcAGCACATCAGAGAGAACGTGTTCCACGGGCACCGGGACTTCCGCTTCGACCCCGAGCTGGTGGAGCCCGATCATGTGGTGCTGGACGTGAATGAGGCCGTCGATCTCATCTTCCACAAGGAGAACTTTGTGCCTTAG